A region from the Ptychodera flava strain L36383 chromosome 12, AS_Pfla_20210202, whole genome shotgun sequence genome encodes:
- the LOC139145316 gene encoding UPF0696 protein C11orf68 homolog: MEEPHSLKAYRLQNDERSEDAMDGAASMDASCHGSRQHWTAADYALESKAADEDDWISFDPKEPGNDINDFLANNRPSALCRSNKIGWIYVESPKDWRSGHEPDIDGLEEDWERLKSSGRSINFYTIMQLSKSHQMTLGKWLMHIPTGFQADYAWEKIAKATARGDLGCAAKVSPYDSSQTNYQHVICVYNEDCTNEEQIKDLEDKIRKNAGIKCHLNYKPEVYTYIGVYRRNEWNLRPTIYESVYTLHKGSEVKVLYD, translated from the exons CCATGGATGGTGCTGCTTCTATGGATGCCAGTTGCCATGGCAGCAGACAACACTGGACAGCTGCAGATTATGCACTGGAATCCAAGGCTGCCGATGAGGACGACTGGATAAGTTTTGATCCCAAGGAACCTGGAAATGACATTAATGATTTTCTTGCAAATAATAGACCGTCAGCTTTATGTAG GTCAAATAAGATCGGCTGGATCTATGTTGAATCACCAAAAGATTGGCGAAGTGGTCATGAACCTGATATTGATGGTCTGGAGGAAGACTGGGAGAGATTAAAATCATCGGGTCGGTCGATAAACTTCTATACAATAATGCAACTCTCAAAATCACATCAAATGACCCTCGGCAAATGGCTGATGCATATTCCAACGGGCTTTCAGGCGGATTACGCGTGGGAAAAGATTGCCAAGGCGACAGCGAGAGGCGATCTCGGATGTGCGGCAAAAGTCAGTCCATATGATTCGTCTCAAACCAATTACCAGCATGTCATCTGTGTTTATAATGAGGACTGCACCAATGAAGAGCAAATCAAGGATTTGGAAGACAAAATCCGTAAAAATGCGGGCATTAAATGTCACCTAAACTACAAACCAGAAGTGTATACCTACATCGGTGTTTACAGACGAAATGAATGGAACTTGAGACCAACAATTTATGAGAGTGTGTACACTCTTCACAAAGGATCTGAAGTAAAAGTATTGTATGACTAA